Proteins encoded by one window of Aphis gossypii isolate Hap1 chromosome X, ASM2018417v2, whole genome shotgun sequence:
- the LOC114124798 gene encoding uncharacterized protein LOC114124798 — MIFKLKYMDVSMIIVFQCFIFVLLISIIVCQQSHPIPEHHNNQPFKENSAECVGDPQAGNYDCINLEFPKKHELLYKDPQKVLGKSFNNTITKSLCSSHLTVMGSSLVSNHFTRQGIDMCTKVCKTQLDKILKVYPTTVVLKDMYCSRSGIRMASCICEFKISCQVNIHSVLIHFIVNRDGYLAVFDEEVGKPYLF, encoded by the exons atgATATTCAAGTTAAAATACATGGATGTATCAATGATAATTGTCTTTcagtgttttatatttgttttattaatatcaataatcgtCTGTC agcaATCTCATCCAATTCCCGAACATCACAATAATCAAccttttaaagaaaattccgCTGAATGTGTTGGTGATCCTCAAGCTGGAAATTATGATTGCATTAATTTAGAGTTTCCTAAGAAACATGAACTACTTTATAAGGACCCCCAAAAAGTATTAG gaaaatcatttaataacacGATCACTAAGTCACTTTGTTCCAGTCATTTAACTGTGATGGGTTCAAGTTTGGTTTCAAACCATTTTACCAGACAAGGAATAGACATGTGTACAAAAGTATGCAAAACTCAACTTGACaagattttaaaagtatatccAACGACTGTTGTTTTAAAAGATATGTATTGCTCTAGAAGTGGAATTAGAATGGCGAGTTGTATATGCgagtttaaaatttcatgTCAAGTTAATATTCATAGCGTGCTTATTCACTTCATTGTAAACCGTGATGGATATTTAGCTGTGTTTGATGAAGAAGTAGGAAAACCCTATTTATTCTGA